A genomic window from Ruminiclostridium cellulolyticum H10 includes:
- the uraA gene encoding uracil permease, translating to MKKEIPVIEVDQKVPFLKAIPLSLQHLFAMFGASVLVPFLFNGYAKSDFLKNVLNTTVDKLTPDQLIQYNNIQVIDPALVLLLNGIGTLIYLLLCKGKAPAFLGSSFAFLSPTASIIASSTNYNENFSKALGGYIVCGLIFAIVALIIGKVGTSWLDIVLPPAAMGPIVALIGLELSGNAAKMAGLLPNDKGAFDTKTIIISLVTLAIVIIGNLCFRGFLSVIPVLVAVVAGYGLAAAMGYVDTTPFTSAQWFSVPTFVTPSFSFNAMLILAPAALVVLSEHIGHLFVTSNIVGRDLTKDPGLHRSLLGDGLSTMLSGLCGSCPTTTYGENMGVMAITRVYSVWVIGGAGVISIIIAFIGKLSGIISSIPEPVMGGVSLLLFGVIAASGIRMIVEAKIDYSKSKNLILTAVVFVIGISGTTVKLPGNVELKGMVLATLVGIVISTLFYILEKLKLTND from the coding sequence ATGAAAAAAGAAATACCGGTAATTGAAGTTGACCAAAAAGTACCTTTTTTAAAGGCAATACCTCTCAGTCTACAGCACCTTTTCGCAATGTTCGGGGCATCTGTGTTGGTACCATTTTTGTTTAACGGCTACGCAAAAAGCGATTTTTTAAAAAACGTTCTGAACACAACAGTCGACAAACTGACGCCGGACCAATTAATTCAGTACAACAACATTCAGGTTATAGATCCGGCACTTGTACTTTTACTTAACGGTATCGGAACATTGATTTACCTGCTGCTTTGCAAAGGGAAAGCTCCTGCATTCCTCGGCTCCAGCTTCGCATTCCTTTCACCTACGGCTTCCATTATAGCCAGTTCGACAAATTATAACGAAAACTTTTCAAAGGCACTTGGCGGGTATATAGTGTGCGGTTTGATATTTGCGATTGTAGCCCTTATAATAGGCAAAGTTGGTACAAGCTGGCTTGATATAGTACTTCCTCCTGCAGCAATGGGCCCTATTGTGGCACTTATAGGACTTGAATTGTCCGGCAATGCTGCTAAAATGGCGGGGCTGCTGCCAAATGATAAAGGTGCCTTTGACACCAAAACAATAATTATTTCATTGGTAACCCTTGCAATAGTCATAATAGGAAACCTTTGTTTCAGAGGATTTCTTTCTGTAATACCTGTTCTGGTTGCAGTGGTTGCCGGTTATGGCTTGGCAGCAGCCATGGGCTACGTTGATACTACCCCATTCACATCTGCACAGTGGTTTAGCGTTCCTACCTTTGTAACGCCCTCATTCAGCTTTAATGCCATGTTAATACTAGCTCCTGCGGCACTGGTAGTTTTGTCAGAGCATATAGGACACCTTTTTGTAACTAGTAACATAGTTGGAAGGGACTTAACAAAGGATCCCGGACTTCACAGGTCATTATTAGGAGACGGATTGTCAACAATGCTTTCAGGTTTATGTGGTTCATGTCCCACAACAACCTATGGTGAGAACATGGGAGTAATGGCAATAACAAGAGTTTACAGTGTTTGGGTTATCGGGGGAGCGGGCGTTATCTCAATAATAATCGCTTTTATCGGAAAGCTTTCAGGAATTATATCAAGTATTCCAGAACCTGTTATGGGTGGTGTAAGTCTGCTGCTTTTTGGTGTAATTGCTGCATCAGGTATCAGAATGATAGTCGAAGCAAAAATTGACTACAGTAAATCAAAAAACCTTATCCTTACAGCGGTAGTATTTGTAATCGGTATCAGTGGAACAACAGTAAAGCTTCCGGGAAATGTAGAGTTGAAGGGAATGGTTCTTGCCACTCTGGTAGGTATAGTAATAAGCACATTGTTCTATATTCTAGAAAAATTAAAGCTAACAAATGATTAA
- a CDS encoding MGDG synthase family glycosyltransferase: MKNVIIISSDYTGHGHKSISEALQEQFCIHEDVCLNIIDGFELGGNMWIKVGKSYGMVTRNAKEIWKLAWKISKRNQTFIHEFTELTIRENFIKLLRKLKPDLILSVHPVFNTPIINILKEYKVNIPFATFVADLVSISPMWADSRADCIICPTEEAKQRCIGFGVPEHKLEVIGFPVRSRFTQHVSQNMSHNDYTLDRPLECLIMSGGEGSGDMNNVAKILLDNFNCNIRIIAGRNESLKDKLEKTISQQYPGRVEVYGYVTNIQDYMLKSDIAFTRGSPNVMMEAVACNVPLIITGALPGQEQENPDFAVNNNLGIYCDDLSSLAAVVSGLLADNAKRLNEIKQAQREYFDHAAAGKIVDHVLSLIKNEVFIYPSELRRKKKFLTLKLQSRKSS; encoded by the coding sequence ATGAAAAACGTTATAATAATATCTTCAGATTATACTGGACATGGTCATAAAAGTATCAGTGAAGCATTGCAGGAACAATTTTGCATACATGAAGATGTCTGTTTAAATATAATAGATGGATTTGAGCTTGGCGGAAATATGTGGATAAAGGTAGGTAAGTCTTATGGTATGGTTACCAGAAATGCAAAGGAGATATGGAAGCTTGCATGGAAGATTTCAAAGAGGAACCAGACCTTCATTCATGAGTTTACAGAACTAACAATAAGAGAGAATTTTATAAAGTTATTAAGGAAACTAAAACCTGACCTGATTTTAAGTGTACATCCTGTTTTTAATACACCTATTATAAATATACTTAAAGAATATAAGGTTAATATACCTTTTGCCACCTTTGTAGCAGATTTGGTAAGTATCTCGCCAATGTGGGCAGATTCAAGAGCCGACTGTATAATCTGTCCTACAGAAGAAGCAAAACAGAGGTGTATAGGTTTTGGTGTTCCTGAACATAAATTGGAAGTAATCGGTTTTCCTGTCAGATCAAGATTTACACAACATGTATCACAAAATATGTCTCATAATGACTATACTCTTGACAGACCTTTGGAATGTTTGATTATGAGCGGCGGAGAAGGCTCCGGAGATATGAATAATGTTGCAAAAATACTTTTGGACAATTTCAACTGCAATATCCGAATTATTGCAGGAAGGAACGAGTCATTGAAAGATAAACTTGAAAAGACAATTTCTCAGCAATATCCCGGAAGAGTTGAGGTCTACGGTTACGTAACTAACATACAGGATTATATGCTAAAATCAGATATCGCTTTTACCAGAGGCAGTCCGAATGTTATGATGGAAGCGGTTGCCTGCAATGTCCCTCTTATAATAACAGGTGCATTACCCGGGCAGGAGCAGGAAAATCCTGATTTTGCAGTTAATAATAATTTGGGAATATACTGTGACGATTTATCCTCTTTAGCTGCAGTGGTATCAGGTTTACTTGCTGATAACGCAAAAAGACTTAACGAAATAAAGCAAGCCCAAAGAGAGTATTTTGACCATGCTGCGGCAGGGAAAATTGTTGACCATGTTTTGAGCCTTATAAAAAATGAAGTTTTTATATATCCGTCGGAGCTAAGACGCAAGAAAAAATTTCTTACATTAAAGCTTCAATCTCGAAAAAGTTCCTGA
- a CDS encoding D-alanyl-D-alanine carboxypeptidase family protein: MKKTARVVLIVLIILSNLLCANMVKGDDTNDDGPITNDILKSESWEVAGNQAPRVSAGAAIVMDVQSGRVLYEKNAYKRSSIASTTKIMTAIVALENGSDGEDVIVSKKAASIWGSRVGLKMGKIYKLGNLLNALMIRSGNDAAIAIAEHVGGSVEAFAEMMNRKAAEIGATNTNFVTPHGLDAPQHYSTPYDLALITQYALKNKKFCKIVSTKSSTFEGNPINNTNEMLSLYPGADGVKTGYTGQAGRCLVTSATHSGWRIISVVLNCSTRSVRAQSSKILLDYAFGNYKIYEYLKKGGQISQVGIHKGLSNAVGICSDKDISIPLKKDEADRIKVEYDIPKTLEAPIQKGCRIGTVNYVLDGKVLASTDVKSTATIKRKDFYYYFDRIFKTWARLVHQH, translated from the coding sequence TTGAAAAAAACTGCAAGAGTAGTTTTAATAGTTCTGATTATTTTATCGAACCTGCTATGTGCCAATATGGTAAAAGGAGATGATACAAATGATGATGGACCCATAACAAACGACATATTGAAAAGCGAGAGCTGGGAGGTAGCAGGGAATCAGGCTCCAAGAGTTTCTGCAGGTGCTGCAATCGTAATGGATGTACAAAGCGGCAGGGTACTGTATGAAAAAAATGCCTATAAGCGAAGTTCCATTGCAAGTACCACTAAGATAATGACTGCTATAGTTGCCCTTGAAAACGGTAGTGATGGTGAGGACGTTATCGTAAGCAAAAAGGCAGCATCCATTTGGGGGTCCAGAGTAGGGCTTAAGATGGGAAAAATATATAAACTGGGAAATCTTCTTAATGCATTGATGATTAGGTCAGGCAATGATGCTGCTATTGCGATAGCAGAGCATGTAGGTGGTTCTGTGGAAGCCTTTGCTGAAATGATGAATAGAAAGGCAGCTGAAATAGGAGCTACCAATACAAACTTTGTAACGCCTCACGGATTGGATGCCCCCCAGCATTATTCAACTCCTTACGACCTTGCATTGATTACCCAATATGCATTAAAAAATAAGAAGTTCTGTAAAATAGTCAGTACAAAATCCTCAACCTTTGAAGGAAATCCAATAAATAATACAAACGAGATGCTAAGTCTATACCCGGGAGCAGACGGAGTAAAAACAGGCTATACCGGTCAGGCAGGAAGATGTCTTGTAACTTCTGCTACTCATAGTGGATGGAGAATAATATCAGTAGTGTTAAATTGTTCCACGAGATCTGTAAGGGCTCAAAGCAGTAAAATATTACTGGATTATGCATTTGGCAACTATAAGATATATGAATATTTAAAAAAGGGTGGGCAGATTTCCCAAGTTGGTATACATAAAGGATTAAGCAATGCGGTTGGAATATGTTCAGATAAAGATATTTCGATTCCATTGAAAAAGGATGAAGCCGATAGGATTAAGGTTGAGTATGATATTCCTAAAACACTGGAAGCACCGATACAAAAAGGATGCAGGATAGGTACCGTTAATTACGTACTGGATGGAAAGGTGTTGGCTTCCACTGATGTAAAATCCACTGCTACAATAAAGAGAAAGGACTTCTACTATTATTTTGACAGGATATTTAAAACCTGGGCAAGACTTGTACATCAACATTAA
- a CDS encoding B12-binding domain-containing radical SAM protein yields MKTLLVGINSKYIHTCLAIWYLKASITENSTIAVREFTINDIQDNILSEIYREKPGIIAFSCYIWNVGLVLSISKEIKKLLPDCRIILGGPEVSYSSKKVMEENQYIDFVISGEGEDVFPALLKDLCDGTENYKTLPGLAYRMSGSIICNEGFNLVYELDRIPSPYTDELMKTTLNRIVYYESSRGCPFSCSYCISSTFNGVRFFSLERVKRDIYRILEYKPRLIKFVDRTFNCHKERAKEILRFLASLNCETVFHFEAAADLFDSEMLHILRKAPKGRIQLEIGIQTINTQTLKEIDRITDIDLLTENVKKILSGGNIHVHLDLIAGLPYEDFKSFKKSFNHVYGLKPHQLQLGFLKMLKGSRIRKNSQKHSFYFRDNAPYEVLKNKYISYDEILLLKDVEETFERYYNSNRFKNSLNFLEELFFEGDSFAMYEKLAAYCRKNGFLNRPVSYKENINILYSFLKENCKSNINCEKFRQYMVLDFLSTDSSGAIPECLKREEDFLSPVEIHSMLRDEELIDRYLPQYKGTQAKNILKRVFFVKLNLLLPPDEALLFDYSAKDAVSGKYRNVSVKI; encoded by the coding sequence ATGAAAACACTGCTGGTAGGCATAAATTCAAAATATATACACACCTGTCTTGCAATATGGTATCTCAAAGCAAGTATAACAGAAAATAGCACTATAGCTGTCAGAGAGTTTACCATAAATGACATTCAGGATAATATTCTTTCGGAAATCTACAGAGAAAAGCCTGGTATTATAGCATTTTCATGTTATATTTGGAATGTCGGGTTAGTTTTGTCAATTTCAAAGGAGATTAAAAAGCTGCTGCCGGACTGCCGGATAATTCTGGGCGGACCGGAGGTATCCTATAGTTCTAAGAAAGTTATGGAGGAAAATCAGTACATTGATTTTGTTATATCAGGAGAAGGAGAGGATGTATTTCCGGCTTTGTTAAAAGACCTGTGTGATGGTACAGAGAATTATAAGACATTACCGGGATTAGCCTACAGAATGAGCGGCTCTATAATTTGTAATGAGGGATTCAATTTGGTTTATGAGCTTGATAGGATTCCTTCACCATACACCGACGAATTAATGAAAACAACTTTAAACAGAATTGTTTATTATGAATCATCCAGAGGATGTCCCTTTTCTTGTTCCTATTGTATTTCATCCACCTTCAACGGGGTAAGATTTTTTAGCTTGGAGCGTGTAAAAAGGGATATTTACAGGATTCTTGAGTATAAACCAAGACTTATAAAATTTGTTGATAGAACATTTAACTGCCATAAAGAAAGGGCAAAAGAAATATTGAGATTCTTAGCTTCTTTAAATTGTGAAACAGTATTCCATTTTGAAGCAGCCGCAGATCTTTTTGACAGTGAGATGCTGCATATACTCAGGAAAGCTCCAAAAGGCAGAATACAGCTTGAAATAGGAATTCAGACTATAAACACTCAAACGTTAAAGGAAATCGATAGAATAACGGATATAGACTTGTTAACAGAGAACGTAAAAAAAATCCTGAGCGGAGGAAATATACATGTGCATCTTGACCTAATAGCGGGTCTGCCCTATGAAGATTTTAAATCCTTTAAAAAGTCCTTTAATCATGTGTATGGACTCAAACCTCACCAGCTTCAGCTGGGCTTCCTGAAAATGCTTAAAGGTTCCAGAATACGTAAGAATTCCCAAAAACATAGTTTCTATTTCAGAGATAATGCACCATATGAAGTTCTGAAAAACAAGTATATTTCATATGATGAGATTCTTCTATTAAAAGATGTAGAGGAGACTTTCGAAAGATATTACAATTCCAACAGGTTTAAGAATTCTCTAAATTTTCTTGAAGAGCTTTTCTTTGAAGGAGACTCCTTTGCCATGTATGAAAAGCTGGCGGCTTATTGCAGGAAAAACGGGTTCCTGAACAGGCCGGTATCCTATAAGGAAAATATAAATATTCTTTACTCTTTCCTTAAAGAAAATTGTAAGAGTAATATAAACTGTGAAAAGTTCAGGCAATACATGGTACTTGATTTTCTCAGCACAGACAGTTCCGGGGCAATCCCGGAGTGCCTGAAAAGGGAAGAGGATTTTCTGTCTCCCGTTGAAATTCACTCTATGCTTAGAGATGAGGAGTTGATTGATAGATATCTTCCTCAATACAAAGGTACTCAGGCAAAAAATATTTTGAAAAGGGTATTTTTTGTTAAATTAAATTTATTGTTACCACCTGATGAAGCACTTCTGTTTGACTATTCAGCAAAGGATGCAGTTTCAGGCAAATACCGTAATGTTTCAGTAAAAATATGA